CTTACATGTTAGGTACAGGCGCTGGTGTCGCTTTAACAGTTGCCTTGGCGTTGATAGCTGTGGTCTTAATAGGGAACCTCGCAGGTGCTTTGTTGCCTTTCGTTGCGAGGCTTCTGCGGATAGACCCAGCCATAATGTCAGGTCCTTTCATTACCACGATCGTAGACGTATTAGGCCTCATAGTTTATTTCGAGATAGCAGAACACGTACTAAATTTATGAACCTGTCTCGGTCCAGGTTGACAGTAAAGAAGAAAGTGTTATATTTATACCCACTAGACCGACCGTTCAGTTTGGAGGTGTGGAAGTGGGTCAAGATTCGACTCGTGCAAGAATTCTCTCTGTCGCAAGAGAGAAATTTGCCAGGTCAGGTTTTCACGGCACCAGCATGGACTCCATAGTTCGTGCTGCTAATCTGAGCAAGGGAGCAGTTTACTGGCATTTCAAGAACAAAGAGGCCTTGTTCATGGCAGTAATGGAGGCGGAGGTCAGGCGTATAGAGGAATATTTTCTTCCCAAGCCTGAGGATGGGAAGAAGGGGCCGAGAGCTTTTTTTATGGAGAGTGGCGAAAGATGCCTGGAGATACTTTACAGGGATAAGGAATTGAGGTTGCTTTGGATAGACTTGGCTCTGCAAGCACAAAGGTCAAAGGATGGAGGCAACCAATTTTCTGCGTTTATAAGAAATAAGGTGGAGGAAGTGAGCAATAAGCTCATATCCAAATCTTTAGACGTATTCCCCCAACTGAAAATCAGAGAGCAGCTGGATTTAAAGGATGTGCTGAGAATGGGGGATTATTTCTTTATGGGTATGGTGGTGAACCTAGGTATAACCTTGGACCTTGAAGAGGCAAAGGCGTATTGGAGGGAAATGATGGGACGCTTATTTGGAGGTGAAGGTATTGATGAACGTTCGTAGTAAATTTTTTGTTGGCTTGTTGTCATTATTTTTGTTTTTGTCTGCCGTTTTTGTGTGTGATGCCCGCAAAGTCGAAGCATCAAAGCTGCCCGAGCTTACCATCTCGGAGGT
The DNA window shown above is from Thermovirga lienii DSM 17291 and carries:
- a CDS encoding transcriptional regulator, TetR family (PFAM: Bacterial regulatory proteins, tetR family~COGs: COG1309 Transcriptional regulator~InterPro IPR001647~KEGG: aco:Amico_0301 transcriptional regulator, TetR family~PFAM: regulatory protein TetR~SPTR: Transcriptional regulator, TetR family), whose protein sequence is MGQDSTRARILSVAREKFARSGFHGTSMDSIVRAANLSKGAVYWHFKNKEALFMAVMEAEVRRIEEYFLPKPEDGKKGPRAFFMESGERCLEILYRDKELRLLWIDLALQAQRSKDGGNQFSAFIRNKVEEVSNKLISKSLDVFPQLKIREQLDLKDVLRMGDYFFMGMVVNLGITLDLEEAKAYWREMMGRLFGGEGIDERS